The Fervidicoccus fontis Kam940 DNA window AGGTTATTTGTATTTATAACATAGAAATCTTTGAAATTGTTTCTTTTCAACCTTTCTACAATAACTACAGTTTTTTCGTCGTAATCTTCTCCATAAAGCACTTTATCACCTATTTTATTAGAAAGTTCAGTTAATTCATTATAACTTAATGGATTTCCGAACCCAATAGTAATTTCCCCAAGTGTAAAAAAAGAGCCATAAGTCAAAAGTCTGCTTTTTTTGCTCTCAATTAGCGATAACACCTTATCTCCTCTTATCATCTTCCTTTCTATCTTGCTTCTCGAAGCCTTGTTTGGAGGGGTGTTTAAAGTTATAATCTTGGTGATAGGAAAAATAGATTTTACAAATAGATCGATTTTTTGCCCACTTCTGATTATAACAGTATAGTCGGGTTTTATTTTTTGTATCATCCTGAATTTATAATTCAATGATAAAGGATCTCCGAACCAACCATCGGTATCTATTATTATGATACCCTTTTCTATTCCAGCGATTAGTTCCTCTGTTGCCTGGATTACGTCAGATTCTTTACCAACGGGAGAAAGCTTTCCTATAAAGATAAACTTATCGGATTTACTTGCTGTTGACCAAAAGAGCTTTCCACTATTTTTAGAGATCGTAACACTTCCAGGATATCCGAAAGTTTTTTGTCCTAAGTCAGTATCCACATAATATGTTTCCATTCCTTTTAAATATGCAGTGTTAGCAATCATACTTGAAAAAGTAGTTTTCCCGCTATCCACTTTCCCTAATACAATTACCTTACATGTTTTTTCTTTATTAGCGCATTCTTCAACGATCAGAGAAGAATATTTTTTCCAATCAGTGTAAACTTCTATTTCTTCATTTATTGCATCTCGAATACAAAAGTCATTTTCCCCTATAACGGAGATCTTTGAATTTTTCTCAATTCTCAAAATATAGCTCCTAGACTTATGAATAACAACGCTTTCCCCTTTGTCGAATAAGATACCGTTTATTTCAACCTTTCCTCGTAAAACGTTAATTTTTGCTGGACCCTTAATAAAATAAAACTTTTCTATCTCATTAGTTTCAAGTATTTTTTCCATGCTTCCTCAACTTAATCGTTCCGGATCTGTTAGCAATAATATATGCAGCTTTTACATCAGGATCTTTTTCTTCTAATTGTTTTCTCTTGATTTTAGATGTCTTATATTCATCTACAAGTTCTAGCTCAGCACTAACATTTTCCAAAATCGTTGATGTCAAATTCCAAAGCCTATTGTTATCATTATAATCGCCTATCTTGACAATCATATTGTCATGAGGCACATTTTCATATTTTTTAAGAACCGAGATTATTTCATCTTGAATGACTTTACCTTTGCCTATAATTTTTCCATCTGCCAAGACTACATAGCCGATCTCTCTTCCAACATCAATCCCGACGATTATCTCTTTGTATTTTTCCTTGCCATCAATCATAAAAGGTATAAGAGAAAGAAAAACTTCATCTGTAAATTTTTCAATTTTAAACTTCCTGCAAGTTCCGATTATTTCTTTGCACCCTTTTTTGTCACAAATAACAACATCATCTTCACTGCACTTAAATGGTAAGTAACTTGGAGATTTGAAATCTATAGACTCTTCTCTAAGATTTTTAACAAATAAATAATAATCTTTAGAGCTTACAATAGATAACAGGAGCATTATTTCACTCTTGTTGACCTTACAAAATATTTTTTATAGAAGGACTAAATAAGCATTTATATACTATAAAAAATGTAGTGAATAGTTGATGAAAAAAGGGAAGGATTGTTGGAATGCTTTTGCTTCGGTGTTTTTTCCCAATAAAAAAGGATATGTTACTATATATGGCGAGGCTGGTTCAGGCAAGACAACTTTTTGCTTAACTTTTATAAAGAACTTGTTCAATAAGGCTATATACATTAATACCGAAGGCTCTGTTAATAAAGAAAGGCTCTTGCAAATTTTAGGCGAGAATTTTGACATTATGTTTATAGACGTGTTTAGCGAATGGGAGTTGCTACAAGCGGTTCTCCGTTCCCTCTATAAAGATGTGCTCATTGTGGTTGATAGCATTAATTATCTATACAGGCTTTCCTTTTCTCAAAATGAGGATATCTCGTCAAAACTGTTTATGCTTATTAATTCCTTATTAAAGGAGAATTCAAAGCTAAGTCCAGTACTTTCGACAGCACAGGTTTATCTCGAGGGAGATATTCCAAGCGGGTACAACATCCTTTCGCATTACAGCACTCTGCTGAGACTCTCTAAAGGCTCGTCCAGATCTGAGGGAGAGGTTCTATTAGATGATATAATTGTAGGAAGATACACAATTAAAAATGAGGGATTTGAATGGATATATTGCGAATATTAATAGATTTTTTGAAAATATACATTCCCCCAATGGTCGCTAATGGTATACCAGTTGTCGTTTCGAAGTTTATCAAAGGAAGACCACTGGACAGAGGAAAGTACTTGAGCGACGGAAAAAGAATATTAGGCGATGGAAAGACAGTCGAGGGCACAACATTTGCAATTCTAACTGGTACTTTAATGGGAGCGATTATAGGTATACTAAATTACTACTCACTGCAGTATTGCTTTACGGGATTTTTAGGCTCTTTAGGAGGAATTTTAGGAGATATAACTAAGTCATTCTTTAAAAGGAGAATTGGGATTGAAAGAGGGGGGATGCTCCCCTTAGTAGACCAGCTGGATTTCTATTTAGGATCAACTTTATTCATTTATCTTTGTCCAATCTGCGCGCATCCATCATTGGATGTTTTCCTATTTGGTATCATTATAATACCATTGCTTCACTTATCTACTAATTATATTGCATTCAAGCTTCATTTAAAGTCCGTTCCTTGGTAAGTTTTATTGCTATTCTATATTTAGCATATTTATCTTCTGGAGAAAACCTATGAGGATGCGGAACAAATAGTTCTCCACCACAATAAGGACATCTTCCAGTTTCTAACGTATATCTTTTGCACTTGGAACATTTTCTCATTAGCCATTTCATTTTTATCATCATTCTTTTTCTTTAACTACTTCAAAATTGACCTTCAACTTTTGGGCGTCTTTTTCCGCTTTTTCCAATATGCTGTTGATTATCCTTTCAGCAGATTTGTAATCCTCTGATATAACTTCTATTTTATATTTTGGTGCTCCAATCGTATATATATTAACTGAAGAATTATCCTCTGAAATGTTCTTCATATTTAGCAAGACGCTTCTTATATCTTCGATCCCACTTGGAGAAGTGCTCCATAAGTTTATTATTCTTGTAACTTTGACTTGTTTAATTTTTATATGTTTGTTAGCTTCTTCGTATACAGGCATTATCCACTCTTCTTTTGCATTAGGAACTCTTAAGGTATCAGGTCCTAACATTACAGCAGTTTCCAATGCTGTATATAAATCACTATAGTGATCCAATAAAGGCCATCCGATATCGTTATATGCATCATCTAAAGTTTTTCCAAGTTTTTGTGCAGCTAGTTCAAGAATTTTTTCAGCTCTTTGATTTCTTTTATACCAGTGCATTTTCTTTTTCTTTTCACTATCATATACCCTTTTTAAGCTAACGTCTACTTGCTTTTTCTGCTTATTAACTCTAATAACCTTAACAACTATTTTTTCATTTTCCTTCAAAACTTCTTTTATGTTTTTAACCCACTTTGTTGCAACCTCGCTCCATGGTAAAAATGCCCTCATTCCATTATATTCATCTAGCTCAACATATGCTCCATAATCAAAAATCTCTTTAACTGTAGCGATGACTAATTCATTAGCGTCAGGAAGCTCTTTTCTGGCTCTAACCAAATGATTTCACCTGTTAATTACTTAATAGCTATTACAAAATAGGTTTTGCCGAGATTATATATTATTTTTTAAGTAAAAATATCGTTCTTCCAAAATAGATGGTATGATGCAAAGAAATTTGTGATTTAACTAGTAATAAAATCTACCCAACTACTTTTATGAACTGTGCTTGTAGTCTTGCTCTTCCACCTGTTGGTTTTACAAGTTGAGACCCGCATATAAGGCATCTTACTGGAAAAGTTGCATGAGAAAAGATGACTTGTTCGTTTCCACATGCAGGACATCTTACTAAAATGAATTTTGTTCTTGGCTCTGGGATAGGAAGGCTTCTCCTCTTTGTCATGCTTAAGCCACCTCTGTGAGCTCAAGCTTCTTTAATCTTAGTCCTTTTCTATGCTGTATATACCCGCATTCACTGCATTTTAGCTTAATTACTTGCTTTTTGGTAGTTTTTGCATATCTTTTTTGTTCAGGTTTTCTTTTTGAACCATAACCTTCCTGTTTTCTGACGTATCTTCTCTGCCCTATAGACAATGCTCTTCTTTTTCCAGCTTTATAAATCATTACTGTTTGCACTGTATGTTTTTTACACCTTGGGCAATAGGCTCTAATTTTTTTAGGAATTTTCAATGCCGGCTCACTCCGTTTATTTTTTTATTGCAAAACTTATTTCACATACTAGTCTTTATTTAAAATCAGGGTTTAAATAATTGATTCTCAGTTCTTTCGCAAAAGATAAATCTTTAAGTGCTTTTGCTTCTTTTACGCTTAAAATCGAAAAGCAAAAATCTTCATTTCTACACTCTTTAAAAATCCCTGGATCATCATTTTCAACAAACACATAAAAATCTTCATCTTTTTTAAATGATGTTGCAAAAAAAGAAAGAAAACCAGATTTTTCTAGCGGACTGTCATCTAAATTCTTAGAAATTATTTTTGAGATTAGCTTAGAAATACTTTCTGTTTCTTTTATTGTTTTCTTGCAAAGTTCTACATTGTTTACAAAGCTTTGAGCACTTCCTCTTTGATAACATACATTTGATATCATGTTCAAAAATCTCATTTTTAAATCGTTATAGTTTACTTCTTTTTTAATTGATATTCTATTGAGTACAAACTCAATTGATTCGCTCATTTTTCACGACCAAAAGTTTTAGTATATCGCCATTACTTAATTTTTTGATATCTTGTAATAAAAATTTAGGCGGGATCTGC harbors:
- a CDS encoding Clp1/GlmU family protein, giving the protein MEKILETNEIEKFYFIKGPAKINVLRGKVEINGILFDKGESVVIHKSRSYILRIEKNSKISVIGENDFCIRDAINEEIEVYTDWKKYSSLIVEECANKEKTCKVIVLGKVDSGKTTFSSMIANTAYLKGMETYYVDTDLGQKTFGYPGSVTISKNSGKLFWSTASKSDKFIFIGKLSPVGKESDVIQATEELIAGIEKGIIIIDTDGWFGDPLSLNYKFRMIQKIKPDYTVIIRSGQKIDLFVKSIFPITKIITLNTPPNKASRSKIERKMIRGDKVLSLIESKKSRLLTYGSFFTLGEITIGFGNPLSYNELTELSNKIGDKVLYGEDYDEKTVVIVERLKRNNFKDFYVINTNNLKGKIVSVLNDKGEHIDIGFLTDINEYGFLIKTSYEKEIKGLYIGNITIFDFKLENSD
- a CDS encoding translation initiation factor IF-2 subunit alpha produces the protein MVRARKELPDANELVIATVKEIFDYGAYVELDEYNGMRAFLPWSEVATKWVKNIKEVLKENEKIVVKVIRVNKQKKQVDVSLKRVYDSEKKKKMHWYKRNQRAEKILELAAQKLGKTLDDAYNDIGWPLLDHYSDLYTALETAVMLGPDTLRVPNAKEEWIMPVYEEANKHIKIKQVKVTRIINLWSTSPSGIEDIRSVLLNMKNISEDNSSVNIYTIGAPKYKIEVISEDYKSAERIINSILEKAEKDAQKLKVNFEVVKEKE
- a CDS encoding AAA family ATPase, which encodes MKKGKDCWNAFASVFFPNKKGYVTIYGEAGSGKTTFCLTFIKNLFNKAIYINTEGSVNKERLLQILGENFDIMFIDVFSEWELLQAVLRSLYKDVLIVVDSINYLYRLSFSQNEDISSKLFMLINSLLKENSKLSPVLSTAQVYLEGDIPSGYNILSHYSTLLRLSKGSSRSEGEVLLDDIIVGRYTIKNEGFEWIYCEY
- a CDS encoding RNA-protein complex protein Nop10; this encodes MKWLMRKCSKCKRYTLETGRCPYCGGELFVPHPHRFSPEDKYAKYRIAIKLTKERTLNEA
- a CDS encoding 50S ribosomal protein L44e, with translation MKIPKKIRAYCPRCKKHTVQTVMIYKAGKRRALSIGQRRYVRKQEGYGSKRKPEQKRYAKTTKKQVIKLKCSECGYIQHRKGLRLKKLELTEVA
- a CDS encoding CDP-2,3-bis-(O-geranylgeranyl)-sn-glycerol synthase, which produces MDILRILIDFLKIYIPPMVANGIPVVVSKFIKGRPLDRGKYLSDGKRILGDGKTVEGTTFAILTGTLMGAIIGILNYYSLQYCFTGFLGSLGGILGDITKSFFKRRIGIERGGMLPLVDQLDFYLGSTLFIYLCPICAHPSLDVFLFGIIIIPLLHLSTNYIAFKLHLKSVPW
- a CDS encoding 30S ribosomal protein S27e yields the protein MTKRRSLPIPEPRTKFILVRCPACGNEQVIFSHATFPVRCLICGSQLVKPTGGRARLQAQFIKVVG